A genomic region of Ictidomys tridecemlineatus isolate mIctTri1 chromosome 10, mIctTri1.hap1, whole genome shotgun sequence contains the following coding sequences:
- the Abcb10 gene encoding ATP-binding cassette sub-family B member 10, mitochondrial: MRGPLAWPLLLLTRRAPPARAGTSSAHKWTRAVRAWTPATGTWTASAHEWTRAARAWTPAACAWTSSAHEWTRAARAPTLLSARPGLPGGAGLARAPGRWAGTEAGRHGPPASPGEDWRLRPAVAGRSEARKLLGLVRPERGRLAAAVGFLAVSSVVTMSAPFFLGKVIDVIYASPSTDSSASLTDLCLGLSCVFLCGAAANAVRVYLMQSSGQRIVNRLRTSLFSSVLRQDVAFFDKTRTGELINRLSSDTALLGRSVTENLSDGLRAGAQASVGIGMMFFVSPALATFVLSVVPPMSILAVAYGRYLRNLSKATQDSLAQATQLAEECIGNIRTVRAFGKEVAEVEKYSHRVDHVMQLARKEAFARAGFFGATGLSGNLIVLSVLYKGGLLMGAAHMTVGELSSFLMYAFWVGLSIGGLSSFYSELMKGLGAGGRLWELLERQPQMPIDEGVTLREKSFQGALQFKNVHFAYPARPEVPIFQDFSLSIPAGSVTALVGPSGSGKSTVVSLLLRLYDPLSGAVLLDGNDIRQLNPAWLRSKIGTVSQEPVLFSCSIAENIAYGADCPSSVTAEQVERAAEAANAAAFIRKFPRGFHTVVGEKGVLLSGGQKQRIAIARALLKNPRILLLDEATSALDAENEHLVQEALDRLMEGRTVLVIAHRLSTIKNADVVAVLDRGKITEHGKHEELLSRPDGMYRRLMSKQSFPSA, from the exons ATGCGTGGCCCCCTAGCCTGGCCGCTGCTGCTGCTCACGCGGCGGGCCCCACCCGCCCGCGCGGGGACATCTTCGGCCCACAAGTGGACTCGGGCCGTCCGTGCATGGACCCCGGCAACCGGCACCTGGACAGCGTCGGCCCATGAGTGGACCCGGGCCGCCCGCGCGTGGACCCCTGCTGCCTGCGCGTGGACATCGTCGGCCCACGAGTGGACCCGGGCCGCCAGAGCCCCTACTCTCCTGTCAGCGCGGCCGGGATTGCCGGGCGGCGCGGGTCTTGCGCGGGCCCCGGGGCGCTGGGCCGGGACAGAGGCTGGGCGGCACGGGCCACCAGCGAGCCCCGGGGAAGACTGGCGGCTGCGCCCCGCTGTGGCCGGGCGCTCGGAAGCCCGGAAGCTGCTGGGGCTGGTGCGCCCCGAGCGCGGGAGGCTGGCAG CCGCTGTTGGGTTTCTGGCCGTGTCCAGTGTTGTTACCATGTCTGCCCCTTTCTTCCTGGGGAAGGTCATCGATGTCATCTATGCCAGCCCCTCCACGGACAGTAGTGCCAGTTTGACTGACCTCTGCCTGGGGCTGTCCTGCGTGTTCCTGTGTGGTGCAGCTGCCAATGCCGTCCGTGTCTACCTCATGCAGTCTTCAG GTCAGCGCATTGTGAACAGGCTGCGAACCTCGCTGTTCTCCTCTGTTTTGAGGCAGGATGTTGCTTTCTTTGACAAGACTCGCACAGGAGAATTGATCAACCGCCTGTCCTCGGACACTGCGCTCCTGGGGCGCTCAGTGACTGAAAACCTCTCGGACGGGCTCAGGGCTGGAGCCCAGGCCTCAGTTGGGATTGGCATGATG TTTTTTGTCTCGCCTGCCCTGGCCACTTTTGTCCTGAGTGTGGTGCCTCCGATGTCCATCCTTGCAGTGGCTTATGGGCGATACCTGAGGAACCTGTCCAAAGCCACACAGGACTCTCTGGCACAAGCCACTCAG CTAGCAGAGGAGTGCATCGGAAATATCAGAACCGTGCGAGCCTTTGGCAAAGAGGTGGCTGAGGTGGAGAAATACTCCCACAGAGTGGACCACGTCATGCAATTGGCAAGGAAGGAGGCCTTTGCTCGGGCTGGCTTCTTTGGAGCA ACAGGACTGTCTGGGAACCTGATCGTGCTATCTGTCCTGTACAAGGGAGGACTGCTTATGGGCGCTGCCCACATGACGGTGGGCGAACTCTCTTCCTTCCTCATGTATGCCTTCTGGGTTGGACTGAGCATTGGAG GTCTGAGCTCTTTCTACTCGGAGCTGATGAAAGGCCTGGGTGCCGGCGGCCGGCTCTGGGAGCTCTTGGAGAGGCAGCCCCAGATGCCTATTGATG aaggggtcactttACGTGAGAAGAGCTTCCAGGGGGCCTTGCAGTTTAAGAACGTGCACTTTGCCTACCCGGCTCGTCCAGAGGTGCCCATATTTCAGGATTTCAGTCTTTCCATCCCGGCAGGATCTGTCACAGCTCTGGTTGGCCCAAGTGGCTCCGGCAAATCAACTGTGGTCTCGCTCCTACTGCGACTGTATGACCCCCTTTCTG GAGCTGTTCTTCTGGATGGCAATGACATCCGCCAGCTGAACCCAGCCTGGCTGAGATCCAAGATTGGGACCGTCAGTCAG GagccagttttattttcttgctctATTGCTGAGAACATCGCTTATGGTGCGGACTGCCCTTCCTCGGTGACAGCAGAGCAGGTGGAGAGGGCTGCAGAGGCCGCCAATGCTGCGGCTTTCATCCGGAAGTTCCCCCGAGGCTTCCACACGGTGGTGGGGGAGAAGGGCGTGCTGCTGTCAG gTGGACAGAAACAGCGGATTGCAATTGCCCGAGCCCTGCTTAAG AACCCTAGAATTCTTCTCCTGGATGAAGCGACCAG TGCGCTGGATGCCGAAAATGAGCACCTTGTGCAAGAGGCTCTGGATCGACTGATGGAGGGAAGGACAGTGTTAGTCATTGCCCACCGCCTGTCCACCATCAAGAATGCAGATGTTGTCGCTGTTCTTGACCGTGGAAAAATCACCGAACACGGAAAGCATGAAGAACTGCTTTCAAGACCAGATGGGATGTACAGAAGACTAATGAGCAAACAGAGCTTTCCCTCAGCGTGA